From the genome of Neodiprion pinetum isolate iyNeoPine1 chromosome 3, iyNeoPine1.2, whole genome shotgun sequence, one region includes:
- the Nf-YC gene encoding nuclear transcription factor Y subunit gamma isoform X1 has protein sequence MSVFFVNTNPEGEEVEGDSNGDLQIASPGNSEAQQALGQFWPKVTDEIKKITTMDLKTQSLPLARIKKIMKLDGDVKMISAEAPMLFSKAAEIFIHELTLRAWVHTEDNKRRTLQRNDIAMAITKYDQFDFLIDIVPRDELKQTKAQNDNSVRTSMNSDQVHYYFQLAQQQATANQGVQNNGSASQPIQIVQPSTGQIQTINIGSPVEQHKQIGVRNFTFQNYFQENSSTSSAQTVTAQTVTVPSPQQTTSGQQVIQLQQAQQSPTSQTGGIQIVQQIVTPSGEIQQIPIQLTPQQLQMIRMQVQGGSNQPIIIQASPIQAQPQLIQVAQGGQTPVYLQTNSNDNE, from the exons ATGTCTGTTTTCTTCGTGAACAC GAACCCGGAGGGTGAAGAGGTGGAAGGAGATTCAAATGGGGATTTACAGATTGCCTCACCAGGCAACTCGGAAGCACAGCAGGCGTTGGGTCAGTTTTGGCCTAAAGTAACAgatgagattaaaaaaataactact ATGGACCTGAAGACTCAATCCCTACCGTTGgctagaataaaaaaaataatgaaattggaTGGCGATGTAAAAATGATAAGCGCTGAGGCACCAATGTTGTTTTCAAAGGCTGCTGAGATATTCATACATGAACTAACGCTTAGAGCCTGGGTTCACACAGAAGATAATAAAAGACGCACTCTGCAGAGGAACGATATTGCAATGGCTATTACTAAATATGACCAATTCGATTTCCTCATCGATATTGTTCCCAGGGACGAATTGAAACAGACTAAAGCCCAGAACGATAATTCCGTACGAACATCAATGAACTCTGATCAAGTTCATTACTACTTTCAGCTTGCCCAGCAACAAGCTACCGCAAATCAGGGTGTACAAAATAATGGCTCAGCTTCCCAGCCAATACAGATTGTTCAACCGTCAACTGGACAAATTCAAACTATTAATATCGGCAGCCCTGTTGAACAG CATAAGCAGATAGGTGTACGAAACTTcacatttcaaaattacttCCAGGAAAATTCGAGCACTAGTTCAGCGCAAACTGTGACTGCCCAAACTGTGACAGTTCCAAGTCCACAGCAAACGACGAGTGGTCAACAAGTTATACAATTACAGCAAGCACAGCAATCTCCTACCTCCCAAACTGGAGGGATTCAAATAGTACAACAAATAGTAACACCCAGCGGTGAAATACAACAGATACCT attCAACTAACGCCGCAACAACTACAGATGATTCGAATGCAAGTTCAGGGCGGTAGTAATCAGCCCATCATCATTCAAGCCTCACCTATTCAAGCCCAACCACAGTTAATTCAAGTCGCCCAAGGCGGTCAGACGCCTGTATATCTACAAACCAATAGTAACGACaacgaataa
- the Nf-YC gene encoding nuclear transcription factor Y subunit gamma isoform X2, with the protein MSVFFVNTNPEGEEVEGDSNGDLQIASPGNSEAQQALGQFWPKVTDEIKKITTMDLKTQSLPLARIKKIMKLDGDVKMISAEAPMLFSKAAEIFIHELTLRAWVHTEDNKRRTLQRNDIAMAITKYDQFDFLIDIVPRDELKQTKAQNDNSVRTSMNSDQVHYYFQLAQQQATANQGVQNNGSASQPIQIVQPSTGQIQTINIGSPVEQENSSTSSAQTVTAQTVTVPSPQQTTSGQQVIQLQQAQQSPTSQTGGIQIVQQIVTPSGEIQQIPIQLTPQQLQMIRMQVQGGSNQPIIIQASPIQAQPQLIQVAQGGQTPVYLQTNSNDNE; encoded by the exons ATGTCTGTTTTCTTCGTGAACAC GAACCCGGAGGGTGAAGAGGTGGAAGGAGATTCAAATGGGGATTTACAGATTGCCTCACCAGGCAACTCGGAAGCACAGCAGGCGTTGGGTCAGTTTTGGCCTAAAGTAACAgatgagattaaaaaaataactact ATGGACCTGAAGACTCAATCCCTACCGTTGgctagaataaaaaaaataatgaaattggaTGGCGATGTAAAAATGATAAGCGCTGAGGCACCAATGTTGTTTTCAAAGGCTGCTGAGATATTCATACATGAACTAACGCTTAGAGCCTGGGTTCACACAGAAGATAATAAAAGACGCACTCTGCAGAGGAACGATATTGCAATGGCTATTACTAAATATGACCAATTCGATTTCCTCATCGATATTGTTCCCAGGGACGAATTGAAACAGACTAAAGCCCAGAACGATAATTCCGTACGAACATCAATGAACTCTGATCAAGTTCATTACTACTTTCAGCTTGCCCAGCAACAAGCTACCGCAAATCAGGGTGTACAAAATAATGGCTCAGCTTCCCAGCCAATACAGATTGTTCAACCGTCAACTGGACAAATTCAAACTATTAATATCGGCAGCCCTGTTGAACAG GAAAATTCGAGCACTAGTTCAGCGCAAACTGTGACTGCCCAAACTGTGACAGTTCCAAGTCCACAGCAAACGACGAGTGGTCAACAAGTTATACAATTACAGCAAGCACAGCAATCTCCTACCTCCCAAACTGGAGGGATTCAAATAGTACAACAAATAGTAACACCCAGCGGTGAAATACAACAGATACCT attCAACTAACGCCGCAACAACTACAGATGATTCGAATGCAAGTTCAGGGCGGTAGTAATCAGCCCATCATCATTCAAGCCTCACCTATTCAAGCCCAACCACAGTTAATTCAAGTCGCCCAAGGCGGTCAGACGCCTGTATATCTACAAACCAATAGTAACGACaacgaataa
- the IFT52 gene encoding intraflagellar transport protein 52 homolog — translation MTTAHSTADSNVNVIIFDASKNERRLNEEFKVLQRKLKPKWKFIENNDVLSQESLTTGKVLVLPGPRSKFTELEMNAIRTFINSGGNVLVMLGEGGENKFNTNINFLLEEFGIMVNNDSVVRMNYSQTFHPKECVISEGLSNKSVFVKNRDEYTGLKYLYPYGATLNVVQPSSVTLSSGAVAIPTNRPICAYYSSKSNGGKLVVLGSSRMLTDSYIEKERNDQFREMLFEFFSSDEVTVKHTQPDDIDYWEYNFVPDTTQQADIPKVCTQELDNIEIPREYTKLFKQHFYSIHLNMIPACIKAYEVLGVKKQPLTLITPQFETPLPPTQASVFPPSFQELPPPALELYDLDEAFSSDLLKLSQLSNKYLANKNQSNEMELDYYIREFGGIIRIPNAESCTAKEVLNNIFQKLANFKKVHT, via the exons ATGACTACTGCCCATTCCACTGCCGATTCAAATGTTAATGTTATAATATTTGACGCTTCAAAAAATGAGCGGAGGTTGAACGAGGAATTTAAAGTTCTTCAGAGAAAGTTGAAACCGAAATGGAAGTTTATAGA AAACAACGACGTCCTATCGCAAGAATCGCTAACTACTGGCAAGGTCTTAGTATTGCCAGGCCCTCGCAGCAAATTCACCGAACTCGAAATGAACGCTATCAGAACGTTCATAAATTCTGGAGGAAACGTATTGGTCATGCTTGGCGAAGGTggggaaaataaattcaatacgAATATCAACTTTTTGTTGGAGGAATTTGGAATTATGGTGAATAATG atagtGTGGTCAGAATGAATTACAGTCAAACATTTCATCCGAAGGAATGTGTCATATCAGAAGGATTGTCAAATAAATCagttttcgtgaaaaatcgcGACGAGTACAC AGGTTTGAAGTACTTGTATCCATACGGGGCAACTTTGAATGTAGTACAACCATCCAGTGTGACTCTATCGAGTGGGGCAGTTGCTATACCAACAAATAGACCAATTTGTGCTTACTACTCGTCAAAATCGAACGGCGGTAAATTGGTTGTCTTGGGCTCGTCGAGAATGCTGACGGACAGTTAcatagagaaagaaagaaatgacCAATTTAGGGAAATGTTGTTTGAATTCTTTAGTTCTGACGAAGTAACTGTGAAACACACGCAACCCGATGATATTGAT TATTGGGAGTACAATTTTGTTCCGGATACAACTCAGCAAGCGGACATCCCAAAAGTTTGCACCCAAGAATTAGACAACATTGAAATACCACGAGAATACACCAAGTTGTTCAAACAACACTTTTACTCCATACATTTGAATATGATTCCTGCATGTATCAAGGCATATGAAGTTTTAGGGGTGAAAAAGCAGCCGTTGACGTTAATTACCCCCCAGTTCGAGACCCCTTTACCACCAACACAGGCATCG GTCTTCCCACCGAGTTTTCAAGAACTTCCACCACCAGCTTTAGAATTGTATGACTTAGACGAAGCCTTCAGTTCTGATTTGCTAAAATTATCTCAACTTTCCAATAAATACTTGGctaataaaaatcaatcaaatgAAATGGAGTTGGACTACTATATAAGAGAATTTGGAGGAATAATACGAATACCTAATGCAGAATCGTGTACGGCTAAAGAAGtgttgaacaatattttccaaaaattagctaatttcaaaaaagtacATACTTAA
- the eya gene encoding eyes absent homolog 4 isoform X3: MLATCLRQRKPPSSIRAPRTMVDKIFGPLRFFLRPRNFPDTEVKNEVQECPESDNVPGGELYIDESAEDKEEYPDSMEKADYSSLYGANQYYNSLYNSPSYGTTTSSKNTSLQSSYLSSYTAPGAMAQYSSYAGYNSGSTTFPSVGQNISSASQKLDYSAYSSTLYGNDRVPLQYSGYYPMPGYHTTPPSFNISNLNFTDDSSKSALTLDPPSHETNDLSTTRETTSVEGATAKPCRRGRRQSGSGNSIGSADTTEAGPDRIFIWDLDETIVVFHSLLTGQFATKHGKDAPLLAQLAYRMEEMIYNLADTHFFFNDVEDCDQVHVDDVSSDDNGQDLSSYNFATDGFQCASANNGICLASGVRGGVDWMRKLAFRYRKIKEIYCNYRNNVGGLLGAAKREQWLQLRTEIELLTDNWLTSAVKCLNLINKRSHCINILVTTTQLVPALSKVLLFGIGGIFPIENIYSATKIGKESCFGRVVARFGRRCTYVVIGDGSDEETAARAHNFPFWRINSHSDTQALYNALEMGFL; the protein is encoded by the exons ATGCTGGCAACGTGTCTTCGTCAACGGAAGCCTCCGTCCAGCATCCGCGCACCACGAACAATGGTAGATAAAATCTTTGGCCCCCTACGTTTCTTTCTTCGCC CGCGAAATTTTCCAGACACCGAGGTCAAAAACGAGGTCCAAGAGTGCCCGGAAAGCGACAACGTTCCGGGGGGTGAACTTTACATCGATGAAAGTGCCGAAGACAAGGAAGAGTATCCTGACTCCATGGAGAAGGCCGACTACAGTTCGTTGTACGGAGCAAATCAATATTACAACAG CTTGTACAATTCACCGAGTTACGGGACAACAACGAGCTCGAAAAATACTTCGCTGCAGAGTTCCTACCTGAGCTCGTACACCGCCCCTGGTGCTATGGCTCAGTACTCGAGCTATGCAGGATACAACAGTGGATCCACCACATTTCCATCTGTCGGGCAAAATATATCGTCGGCATCCCAA AAATTAGACTACAGCGCTTACAGCAGCACCCTTTACGGAAATGATAGAGTTCCACTGCAGTATTCCGGATACTATCCAATGCCTGGCTATCACACGACACCCCCGTCATTCAACATTAGCAATTTAAATTTCACAG ACGACTCTTCGAAATCGGCGCTTACTTTGGACCCGCCATCTCACGAAACCAACGATCTTAGCACCACGCGGGAAACCACCAGCGTGGAGG GGGCGACGGCGAAGCCCTGCAGACGCGGAAGACGGCAGAGCGGAAGCGGAAACAGTATCGGTTCCGCGGACACGACGGAAGCCGGGCCGGACCGGATATTCATCTGGGACCTGGACGAAACCATAGTTGTATTCCACTCTCTGCTTACCGGACAATTCGCGACGAAGCATGGAAAAGACGCGCCGCTGTTGGCCCAGCTCGCTTATCGGATGGAGGAAATGATCTACAACTTGGCCGACAcgcatttctttttcaatgaCGTCGAG GACTGTGATCAGGTCCATGTAGACGACGTGTCGTCGGATGACAATGGGCAAGACTTGTCGTCGTACAACTTTGCCACCGACGGTTTTCAGTGCGCATCGGCCAACAACGGTATATGTCTGGCTTCCGGCGTCAGAGGAGGCGTCGACTGGATGAGAAAATTGGCCTTTCGCTATCGGAAGATCAAagaaatttattgtaattacCGAAACAACGTGGGCGGTCTTCTCGGGGCTGCCAAGCGAGAACAGTGGCTTCAGTTGAGGACggaaattgaattattgaCCGACAATTGGCTGACTTCCGCCGTAAAatgtttgaatttaataaacaaGAGGAGTCACTGCATCAACATATTGGTAACCACTACCCAACTCGTACCAGCCTTATCAAAAGTACTATTATTCGGAATCGGGGGAATATTTCCCATAGAGAACATTTATTCAGCGACAAAAATCG gaaaGGAGAGCTGCTTCGGTCGAGTTGTGGCCAGATTTGGACGCAGATGTACGTACGTTGTGATCGGCGACGGATCTGACGAAGAAACGGCTGCCCGGGCGCACAATTTTCCGTTTTGGCGTATCAACAGTCATTCCGACACCCAGGCGTTGTACAACGCTCTGGAAATGGGCTTTctataa
- the Trf gene encoding uncharacterized protein Trf, protein MSSATQTDNELKKLLNNPAKNVTDDASMAPPLSTNVPRPSTSQNVNPQSAMNPMLPAFSKKEVLQPRLQNIVSTVNLGMELKLMYINTRTRNSEYNPARFTGLIMRIREPKTTALIFRSGKLVCTGARCEEDSYLAARKFARIIQKLGFAVKFMNFKVHNIVATCDLKFPIKLENLNHMHGQFSSYEPELFPGLVYRMVLPRVVLLIFVNGKIVLTGAKSRAELQDALTNIHPILKSFRKQ, encoded by the exons ATGAGTTCTGCAACTcaaactgacaatgagttgaaaaaactgttaaacAATCCAGCTAAAAATGTCACGGATGACGCCTCTATGGCGCCTCCGCTTTCG ACGAACGTTCCACGGCCGAGTACGTCTCAAAATGTTAATCCACAGTCAGCAATGAATCCCATGCTACCTGCCTTTAGTAAAAAGGAGGTACTTCAACCGCGTTTGCA AAATATAGTATCAACAGTTAATTTAGGAATGGAATTAAAACtcatgtatataaatactaGAACGAGAAATTCGGAATACAACCCTGCACGTTTCACCGGGCTGATCATGCGAATACGAGAACCAAAAACAACAGCTCTTATATTTAGATCTGGTAAATTGGTTTGCACTGGAGCACGGTGTGAAGAAGATTCATATCTAGCAGCCAGAAAGTTTGCCAGAATAATACAGAAATTAGGATTTGCT GTAAAGTTCATGAACTTCAAAGTTCATAATATTGTTGCAACGTGCGACTTGAAGTTTCCCATCAAGTTGGAAAACTTAAATCACATGCACGGACAGTTTTCTAGTTACGAACCAGAGCTATTCCCTGGTTTGGTTTATCGCATGGTCTTGCCAAGAGTTGTACTCTTGATATTTGTCAATGGGAAGATTGTACTAACTG GTGCCAAGAGTCGTGCGGAATTACAAGATGCTTTAACAAATATACATCCAATTTTAAAGAGTTTTAGAAAACAGTAA
- the eya gene encoding eyes absent homolog 4 isoform X1, with the protein MLTEDNDPTKPAGVLDNAGNVSSSTEASVQHPRTTNNDTEVKNEVQECPESDNVPGGELYIDESAEDKEEYPDSMEKADYSSLYGANQYYNSLYNSPSYGTTTSSKNTSLQSSYLSSYTAPGAMAQYSSYAGYNSGSTTFPSVGQNISSASQKLDYSAYSSTLYGNDRVPLQYSGYYPMPGYHTTPPSFNISNLNFTDDSSKSALTLDPPSHETNDLSTTRETTSVEGATAKPCRRGRRQSGSGNSIGSADTTEAGPDRIFIWDLDETIVVFHSLLTGQFATKHGKDAPLLAQLAYRMEEMIYNLADTHFFFNDVEVSADCDQVHVDDVSSDDNGQDLSSYNFATDGFQCASANNGICLASGVRGGVDWMRKLAFRYRKIKEIYCNYRNNVGGLLGAAKREQWLQLRTEIELLTDNWLTSAVKCLNLINKRSHCINILVTTTQLVPALSKVLLFGIGGIFPIENIYSATKIGKESCFGRVVARFGRRCTYVVIGDGSDEETAARAHNFPFWRINSHSDTQALYNALEMGFL; encoded by the exons ATGTTAACCGAAGACAATGATCCCACGAAACCGGCCGGGGTTCTAGACAATGCTGGCAACGTGTCTTCGTCAACGGAAGCCTCCGTCCAGCATCCGCGCACCACGAACAATG ACACCGAGGTCAAAAACGAGGTCCAAGAGTGCCCGGAAAGCGACAACGTTCCGGGGGGTGAACTTTACATCGATGAAAGTGCCGAAGACAAGGAAGAGTATCCTGACTCCATGGAGAAGGCCGACTACAGTTCGTTGTACGGAGCAAATCAATATTACAACAG CTTGTACAATTCACCGAGTTACGGGACAACAACGAGCTCGAAAAATACTTCGCTGCAGAGTTCCTACCTGAGCTCGTACACCGCCCCTGGTGCTATGGCTCAGTACTCGAGCTATGCAGGATACAACAGTGGATCCACCACATTTCCATCTGTCGGGCAAAATATATCGTCGGCATCCCAA AAATTAGACTACAGCGCTTACAGCAGCACCCTTTACGGAAATGATAGAGTTCCACTGCAGTATTCCGGATACTATCCAATGCCTGGCTATCACACGACACCCCCGTCATTCAACATTAGCAATTTAAATTTCACAG ACGACTCTTCGAAATCGGCGCTTACTTTGGACCCGCCATCTCACGAAACCAACGATCTTAGCACCACGCGGGAAACCACCAGCGTGGAGG GGGCGACGGCGAAGCCCTGCAGACGCGGAAGACGGCAGAGCGGAAGCGGAAACAGTATCGGTTCCGCGGACACGACGGAAGCCGGGCCGGACCGGATATTCATCTGGGACCTGGACGAAACCATAGTTGTATTCCACTCTCTGCTTACCGGACAATTCGCGACGAAGCATGGAAAAGACGCGCCGCTGTTGGCCCAGCTCGCTTATCGGATGGAGGAAATGATCTACAACTTGGCCGACAcgcatttctttttcaatgaCGTCGAGGTGAGTGCT GACTGTGATCAGGTCCATGTAGACGACGTGTCGTCGGATGACAATGGGCAAGACTTGTCGTCGTACAACTTTGCCACCGACGGTTTTCAGTGCGCATCGGCCAACAACGGTATATGTCTGGCTTCCGGCGTCAGAGGAGGCGTCGACTGGATGAGAAAATTGGCCTTTCGCTATCGGAAGATCAAagaaatttattgtaattacCGAAACAACGTGGGCGGTCTTCTCGGGGCTGCCAAGCGAGAACAGTGGCTTCAGTTGAGGACggaaattgaattattgaCCGACAATTGGCTGACTTCCGCCGTAAAatgtttgaatttaataaacaaGAGGAGTCACTGCATCAACATATTGGTAACCACTACCCAACTCGTACCAGCCTTATCAAAAGTACTATTATTCGGAATCGGGGGAATATTTCCCATAGAGAACATTTATTCAGCGACAAAAATCG gaaaGGAGAGCTGCTTCGGTCGAGTTGTGGCCAGATTTGGACGCAGATGTACGTACGTTGTGATCGGCGACGGATCTGACGAAGAAACGGCTGCCCGGGCGCACAATTTTCCGTTTTGGCGTATCAACAGTCATTCCGACACCCAGGCGTTGTACAACGCTCTGGAAATGGGCTTTctataa
- the eya gene encoding eyes absent homolog 4 isoform X2: protein MLTEDNDPTKPAGVLDNAGNVSSSTEASVQHPRTTNNDTEVKNEVQECPESDNVPGGELYIDESAEDKEEYPDSMEKADYSSLYGANQYYNSLYNSPSYGTTTSSKNTSLQSSYLSSYTAPGAMAQYSSYAGYNSGSTTFPSVGQNISSASQKLDYSAYSSTLYGNDRVPLQYSGYYPMPGYHTTPPSFNISNLNFTDDSSKSALTLDPPSHETNDLSTTRETTSVEGATAKPCRRGRRQSGSGNSIGSADTTEAGPDRIFIWDLDETIVVFHSLLTGQFATKHGKDAPLLAQLAYRMEEMIYNLADTHFFFNDVEDCDQVHVDDVSSDDNGQDLSSYNFATDGFQCASANNGICLASGVRGGVDWMRKLAFRYRKIKEIYCNYRNNVGGLLGAAKREQWLQLRTEIELLTDNWLTSAVKCLNLINKRSHCINILVTTTQLVPALSKVLLFGIGGIFPIENIYSATKIGKESCFGRVVARFGRRCTYVVIGDGSDEETAARAHNFPFWRINSHSDTQALYNALEMGFL, encoded by the exons ATGTTAACCGAAGACAATGATCCCACGAAACCGGCCGGGGTTCTAGACAATGCTGGCAACGTGTCTTCGTCAACGGAAGCCTCCGTCCAGCATCCGCGCACCACGAACAATG ACACCGAGGTCAAAAACGAGGTCCAAGAGTGCCCGGAAAGCGACAACGTTCCGGGGGGTGAACTTTACATCGATGAAAGTGCCGAAGACAAGGAAGAGTATCCTGACTCCATGGAGAAGGCCGACTACAGTTCGTTGTACGGAGCAAATCAATATTACAACAG CTTGTACAATTCACCGAGTTACGGGACAACAACGAGCTCGAAAAATACTTCGCTGCAGAGTTCCTACCTGAGCTCGTACACCGCCCCTGGTGCTATGGCTCAGTACTCGAGCTATGCAGGATACAACAGTGGATCCACCACATTTCCATCTGTCGGGCAAAATATATCGTCGGCATCCCAA AAATTAGACTACAGCGCTTACAGCAGCACCCTTTACGGAAATGATAGAGTTCCACTGCAGTATTCCGGATACTATCCAATGCCTGGCTATCACACGACACCCCCGTCATTCAACATTAGCAATTTAAATTTCACAG ACGACTCTTCGAAATCGGCGCTTACTTTGGACCCGCCATCTCACGAAACCAACGATCTTAGCACCACGCGGGAAACCACCAGCGTGGAGG GGGCGACGGCGAAGCCCTGCAGACGCGGAAGACGGCAGAGCGGAAGCGGAAACAGTATCGGTTCCGCGGACACGACGGAAGCCGGGCCGGACCGGATATTCATCTGGGACCTGGACGAAACCATAGTTGTATTCCACTCTCTGCTTACCGGACAATTCGCGACGAAGCATGGAAAAGACGCGCCGCTGTTGGCCCAGCTCGCTTATCGGATGGAGGAAATGATCTACAACTTGGCCGACAcgcatttctttttcaatgaCGTCGAG GACTGTGATCAGGTCCATGTAGACGACGTGTCGTCGGATGACAATGGGCAAGACTTGTCGTCGTACAACTTTGCCACCGACGGTTTTCAGTGCGCATCGGCCAACAACGGTATATGTCTGGCTTCCGGCGTCAGAGGAGGCGTCGACTGGATGAGAAAATTGGCCTTTCGCTATCGGAAGATCAAagaaatttattgtaattacCGAAACAACGTGGGCGGTCTTCTCGGGGCTGCCAAGCGAGAACAGTGGCTTCAGTTGAGGACggaaattgaattattgaCCGACAATTGGCTGACTTCCGCCGTAAAatgtttgaatttaataaacaaGAGGAGTCACTGCATCAACATATTGGTAACCACTACCCAACTCGTACCAGCCTTATCAAAAGTACTATTATTCGGAATCGGGGGAATATTTCCCATAGAGAACATTTATTCAGCGACAAAAATCG gaaaGGAGAGCTGCTTCGGTCGAGTTGTGGCCAGATTTGGACGCAGATGTACGTACGTTGTGATCGGCGACGGATCTGACGAAGAAACGGCTGCCCGGGCGCACAATTTTCCGTTTTGGCGTATCAACAGTCATTCCGACACCCAGGCGTTGTACAACGCTCTGGAAATGGGCTTTctataa